Proteins from one Gossypium raimondii isolate GPD5lz chromosome 8, ASM2569854v1, whole genome shotgun sequence genomic window:
- the LOC105793754 gene encoding PRA1 family protein F2, giving the protein MTTYGTIPTELPQQSLSLIVQAREFLGSSLGSRRKWEDMINIRALNLPPNVNEAVGRIRTNIVFFKTNYVIVVLFLLLLTLFFHPTSLVIIVVIMIAWFLQYFLRDNPLSIYGFVVDRNMIITVLTLFTIAVFFLTDVMSNIMSGITFGLTVVLAHGFFRTTDDLFVGDEKDINNASQC; this is encoded by the coding sequence atgacaACATATGGAACCATTCCGACCGAGTTACCACAACAGTCATTGAGCTTAATTGTTCAAGCACGAGAATTTCTCGGATCAAGCCTCGGCTCACGAAGAAAATGGGAAGACATGATCAATATTCGAGCATTAAACTTACCCCCGAATGTAAACGAAGCGGTCGGGAGAATTAGAACAAATATCGTGTTTTTCAAGACGAATTATGTGATTGTCGTGctttttctcctcctcctcaCTTTGTTTTTCCACCCAACCTCATTGGTCATCATTGTCGTTATAATGATCGCGTGGTTTTTACAATACTTTTTACGCGACAACCCTTTATCGATTTACGGCTTTGTCGTCGACCGTAACATGATCATAACGGTCTTGACATTGTTTACCATCGCCGTGTTTTTCTTGACTGATGTGATGAGTAATATCATGAGCGGCATTACATTCGGATTGACGGTCGTTTTGGCACACGGATTCTTTAGAACTACCGATGATTTGTTCGTCGGAGATGAAAAGGACATCAATAATGCATCGCAATGTTAA
- the LOC105792933 gene encoding cytidine deaminase 1 codes for MDRPRFVIDAVEAEQMAKQSGKTVLQLLPSLVKSAQSVARPPISKYHVGAVGIGSSGRIFFGANLEFPGLPLNHSVHAEQFLITNLSLNAELRLKYIAVSAAPCGHCRQFFQELRGAPDVKMLITSSDDEKENKISNTCNDKDQEFTPLSHFLPHRFGPDDLLGKDAPLLLEPRRNGLSFTSDGCENDELKHAALDAANMSYAPYSGCPSGVALIDVEGKIYKGSYMESAAYNPSLPPVQAAIVAYVASGGGGGYERIVRAVLVEKSDAVIKQEHTARLLLQCISPKCEVKVFSV; via the coding sequence ATGGATCGACCCAGATTCGTAATCGACGCCGTCGAAGCCGAGCAAATGGCCAAACAATCAGGCAAGACGGTGCTCCAACTCCTTCCTTCTTTGGTCAAATCAGCCCAGTCCGTAGCCCGCCCGCCGATCTCGAAGTACCACGTCGGGGCAGTCGGGATCGGGTCATCCGGTCGGATCTTTTTCGGAGCCAATTTAGAATTCCCGGGCTTGCCCCTCAACCATTCCGTCCACGCTGAGCAGTTCCTTATCACCAACCTTTCCCTCAATGCAGAGCTGCGTCTTAAATACATCGCCGTCTCCGCCGCTCCTTGCGGCCATTGCCGCCAGTTTTTCCAAGAGCTCCGCGGTGCTCCCGATGTCAAGATGCTCATAACTTCCTCCGATGatgaaaaggaaaacaaaataagcAACACTTGTAATGATAAAGACCAAGAATTTACCCCTTTGTCTCATTTTTTACCTCACAGGTTCGGCCCCGATGATTTGCTAGGAAAAGATGCTCCTCTCCTCCTCGAGCCTCGCCGGAACGGCTTGTCGTTTACCTCCGACGGCTGCGAGAACGACGAGTTAAAACACGCGGCTCTCGATGCCGCGAACATGTCGTACGCACCTTACAGCGGGTGTCCATCCGGAGTGGCGTTGATAGACGTTGAAGGGAAGATATACAAAGGGTCTTACATGGAATCCGCCGCTTACAACCCGAGTCTACCGCCGGTTCAGGCGGCAATAGTCGCTTATGTAGCCAGCGGCGGCGGAGGAGGGTACGAGAGGATCGTCAGAGCAGTTTTGGTGGAAAAATCCGACGCCGTTATCAAACAGGAACACACTGCAAGGCTACTTTTACAGTGCATTTCACCAAAATGTGAAGTCAAGGTGTTTTCAGTGTAA